Proteins from a single region of Allocatelliglobosispora scoriae:
- a CDS encoding DeoR/GlpR family DNA-binding transcription regulator, whose protein sequence is MRKHDRWNALLEQLAADGQIDIDAAAGTLGVSSATIRRDLDELTEQQMVTRTRGGAVAYSVSYDLPLRYKTARHAPEKQRIAAAAAAMVDAGAIVGLTGGTTTTEVARALSTRAVTIVTNAVNIANELAVRPDVKIVMPGGVMRPQSYELIGPLASGVLGEISLDIAFLGVDGIDPERGVGAHHEGEAAINRLMAFNAARVVVVADASKLGRRTFARICELDRVHTLITDTTAPRDALDRLAAAGLAIVTV, encoded by the coding sequence TTGCGCAAGCATGATCGGTGGAATGCGCTGCTGGAGCAGCTCGCGGCCGACGGGCAGATCGACATCGACGCCGCCGCCGGGACGCTCGGGGTGTCGTCCGCGACGATTCGGCGGGACCTGGACGAGCTGACCGAGCAGCAGATGGTGACGCGGACGCGGGGCGGCGCGGTGGCCTACAGCGTCTCTTACGATCTGCCGCTGCGCTACAAGACCGCCCGGCACGCGCCGGAGAAGCAGCGGATCGCCGCCGCGGCCGCCGCGATGGTGGACGCGGGGGCGATCGTCGGGCTCACCGGGGGCACCACCACGACCGAGGTGGCGCGGGCGCTCTCCACTCGCGCGGTCACGATCGTCACGAACGCGGTCAACATCGCCAACGAGCTCGCCGTCCGGCCGGACGTGAAGATCGTGATGCCGGGCGGGGTGATGCGGCCGCAGTCCTACGAGCTGATCGGGCCGCTCGCGAGCGGGGTGCTCGGGGAGATCAGCCTCGACATCGCATTCCTCGGCGTGGACGGGATCGATCCCGAGCGCGGGGTCGGCGCGCACCATGAGGGCGAGGCGGCGATCAACCGGCTGATGGCCTTCAACGCCGCCCGGGTGGTCGTCGTGGCGGACGCGTCCAAGCTGGGGCGCCGGACATTCGCACGGATCTGCGAGCTGGATCGCGTACACACGCTGATCACCGACACCACCGCGCCGCGCGACGCGCTGGACCGGCTCGCCGCCGCGGGCCTCGCGATCGTCACCGTCTGA
- a CDS encoding TIM-barrel domain-containing protein, whose amino-acid sequence MRPFTRAVLAALLASTTLILVRPVAAAAATPGDVTAFSQSGNTFTIAAGSTQVRVTFARADIFRIWLAPTGTFTDPAGTDITINTSFGTTGATWSDAGTYYRINTGAVTLRVTKSPLRFAAYRPDNTTLIWSESTGLSWTGSATTQTLTRGADEQFYGTGLRLGEWALRDKTVPIKVDNGWRENNNASPAPFYLSTNGYGVLRNTWAPGSYAFGSPVATTQNENRFDAYYFIGDSLKGVLNAYTDVTGKPFLAPLWGFELGNADCFNASNPDYQGDHNRAGHQVTTDVVAYAQEARTKDMPSGWILPNDGYGCGYTNLPSAVSGLAAQGFKTGLWTSTGLSDIAWEVGTAGSRGVKTDVAWIGGGYKTAFTGVNQAVTGIEANSNARRYVWTVDGWAGTQRNAVVWTGDTYGQWDDMRWTVPAVAGAGLSALNYATGDVDGIFSGSPQTYARDLQWKAFTPAFMTMSGWGATNPSAGYNDKQPWRFAEPYLSINRKYLKLKMRLMPYHYTMSRNANLTGTPATRALVLEYPNDPIARGNTTSGEFMAGDAFLVAPVVSNTTTRDGIYLPAGTWTDYWTGQVYSGPTTLNGYSAPLDTLPLFVKGGSIVPMWPQMNYTGEKPVSTLTYDLFPRGSSSFTLYEDDGITRAYQTGSSATQQVTVTAPASGTGDVTVAVGASTGTYTGKPTSRGYEFTVHLAGAPSAIGGLAKLTTKAAYDAAATGWFFDPADRGGLLWFKAGSQSGAFSLTMTGATLPVPGPGGGGSPLIPKTGWSLVSADSQESGTPAANAFDGSTGTIWHTAWSAGVAPLPHEIQIDLGTSYSVDSLRYLPRQDGGVNGRIGQYEVYLSDSTSAWGTPVATGTFADTAAEKTVTFGAKTGRYLRLRALGEAGGRGQWTSAAEISATGTATGGPAYPSNVELVGQASSKCVDIPGGSTTPGTAPTLYTCHGLAHQRWTFQANGTLTGKSGVCLDASAPIVAIQTCTTATTQKWTANSDGRITAATGKCLTPVGNGTANGVQLELQTCTTSTSQRWTYTP is encoded by the coding sequence ATGCGACCATTTACCCGTGCCGTGCTGGCAGCGCTGCTGGCCTCGACCACCCTCATCCTGGTCCGACCCGTCGCGGCGGCCGCCGCGACGCCGGGCGATGTCACCGCCTTCAGCCAGTCGGGCAACACCTTCACGATCGCGGCGGGCTCGACGCAGGTCCGCGTCACCTTCGCCCGCGCCGACATCTTCCGGATCTGGCTCGCGCCGACCGGCACCTTCACCGACCCGGCCGGCACCGACATCACCATCAACACCAGCTTCGGCACGACGGGTGCGACCTGGTCGGACGCGGGCACCTACTACCGCATCAACACAGGCGCGGTGACCCTGCGGGTGACGAAGTCGCCGCTGCGCTTCGCGGCCTATCGTCCCGACAACACGACCCTGATCTGGTCGGAGTCGACCGGGCTGAGCTGGACCGGCAGCGCCACCACGCAGACCCTGACCCGGGGCGCGGACGAGCAGTTCTACGGCACGGGCCTGCGGCTGGGCGAGTGGGCGCTGCGCGACAAGACGGTGCCGATCAAGGTCGACAACGGCTGGCGGGAGAACAACAACGCCAGCCCCGCGCCGTTCTACCTCAGCACCAACGGTTACGGCGTGCTGCGCAACACCTGGGCACCGGGTTCCTACGCCTTCGGCTCGCCGGTCGCGACGACGCAGAACGAGAACCGCTTCGACGCCTACTACTTCATCGGCGACAGCCTCAAGGGGGTGCTCAACGCCTACACCGACGTGACCGGCAAGCCGTTCCTGGCGCCGCTGTGGGGTTTCGAGCTCGGCAACGCGGACTGCTTCAACGCGTCCAACCCCGACTACCAGGGTGACCACAACCGGGCCGGGCACCAGGTGACCACCGATGTCGTCGCCTACGCCCAGGAGGCCCGGACCAAGGACATGCCGTCGGGCTGGATCCTGCCCAACGACGGCTACGGCTGCGGTTACACCAACCTGCCGTCGGCCGTCTCCGGCCTCGCCGCGCAGGGCTTCAAGACCGGCCTGTGGACCTCGACCGGCCTGTCCGACATCGCCTGGGAGGTCGGCACCGCCGGTTCGCGCGGGGTGAAGACCGACGTGGCCTGGATCGGCGGCGGATACAAGACCGCCTTCACCGGCGTCAACCAGGCGGTCACCGGGATCGAGGCCAACTCCAACGCCCGCCGCTATGTCTGGACCGTCGACGGCTGGGCGGGCACGCAGCGCAATGCGGTCGTCTGGACCGGCGACACCTACGGCCAGTGGGACGACATGCGCTGGACGGTCCCCGCCGTCGCGGGTGCCGGGCTCTCCGCGCTCAACTACGCCACCGGCGACGTGGACGGGATCTTCTCCGGCAGCCCGCAGACATACGCCCGGGACCTGCAGTGGAAGGCGTTCACCCCGGCCTTCATGACGATGTCGGGCTGGGGCGCGACCAATCCGTCCGCGGGTTACAACGACAAGCAGCCGTGGCGCTTCGCCGAGCCATACCTCTCGATCAACCGCAAATATCTCAAGCTCAAGATGCGGCTGATGCCCTACCACTACACGATGAGCCGCAACGCCAACCTCACCGGCACCCCCGCGACCAGGGCACTCGTGCTGGAGTACCCGAACGACCCGATCGCCCGCGGCAACACGACGAGCGGCGAGTTCATGGCGGGCGACGCGTTCCTGGTGGCTCCCGTGGTGAGCAACACGACCACCCGCGACGGCATCTACCTGCCCGCCGGAACGTGGACCGACTACTGGACCGGCCAGGTCTACAGCGGACCGACGACGCTCAACGGCTACTCCGCGCCGCTGGACACGCTGCCGCTGTTCGTCAAGGGCGGCTCGATCGTGCCGATGTGGCCGCAGATGAACTACACCGGCGAGAAGCCGGTCTCCACCCTCACCTATGACCTCTTCCCGCGCGGCTCGTCGAGCTTCACCCTCTATGAGGACGACGGCATCACCCGCGCCTACCAGACCGGCTCGTCCGCGACCCAGCAGGTCACGGTCACCGCGCCCGCGTCGGGCACGGGCGACGTGACGGTCGCGGTCGGCGCCAGCACGGGCACCTACACGGGCAAACCCACCAGCCGGGGGTACGAGTTCACGGTGCACCTCGCCGGGGCGCCGAGCGCGATCGGCGGCCTGGCGAAGCTGACCACGAAGGCCGCCTATGACGCGGCGGCGACGGGCTGGTTCTTCGACCCCGCCGACCGCGGCGGACTGCTCTGGTTCAAGGCGGGCAGCCAGTCCGGTGCCTTCAGCCTCACGATGACCGGGGCGACCCTGCCCGTGCCCGGCCCCGGCGGTGGCGGTTCGCCGCTCATCCCGAAGACCGGCTGGTCGCTCGTCTCCGCCGACAGCCAGGAGTCCGGCACCCCCGCCGCCAACGCCTTCGACGGCAGCACCGGCACGATCTGGCACACGGCCTGGTCGGCCGGGGTCGCTCCGCTCCCCCACGAGATCCAGATCGATCTGGGTACGAGCTACTCGGTGGACTCGCTGCGCTACCTGCCCCGCCAGGACGGCGGCGTCAACGGCCGGATCGGGCAGTACGAGGTCTACCTCTCCGACTCCACCTCCGCGTGGGGCACCCCGGTGGCGACGGGTACCTTCGCCGACACCGCCGCCGAGAAGACGGTGACGTTCGGCGCGAAGACCGGTCGCTACCTGCGCCTGCGCGCCCTCGGCGAGGCGGGCGGCCGGGGTCAGTGGACCAGCGCCGCCGAGATCTCCGCCACCGGCACCGCGACCGGCGGCCCGGCCTATCCCTCTAATGTGGAACTGGTCGGCCAGGCGTCGAGCAAGTGCGTCGACATCCCCGGCGGCTCGACGACTCCCGGTACGGCGCCCACCCTCTACACCTGCCACGGTCTGGCTCACCAGCGCTGGACGTTCCAGGCCAACGGCACCCTCACCGGCAAGTCCGGCGTCTGCCTGGACGCGTCGGCGCCGATCGTCGCGATCCAGACCTGCACCACCGCGACGACGCAGAAGTGGACCGCCAATTCCGACGGTCGCATCACAGCAGCAACCGGCAAGTGCCTGACCCCGGTCGGCAACGGCACCGCCAACGGAGTCCAGCTCGAACTGCAGACCTGCACCACCAGCACCTCCCAACGCTGGACATACACCCCGTGA
- a CDS encoding DNA-3-methyladenine glycosylase family protein, with product MRQSWELPERYDFAGTVGQLPLGRFDPCARFEGGSFWFAAHTPDGPGHVRIWREADVLHAAGTPWLVERGDAIAGLRDDLTGFTELAAAHPLVARLAREHGGLRLPATGLVFPRLLRAICEQKITGQEAFRSYAGIVRRWGARVEHDGPELWIAPDAATVAGLAYFQLHPVGLEQRRADTLRRAAAGRTVFRDLAEARLRLRAIPGVGVWTVAEVTRDVYGDPDAVSVGDYHLKNHVAYALAGEARATDERMLELLEPFAGHRGRVCALLGRSGLSAPRYGPRVTLPTHI from the coding sequence GTGAGACAGAGCTGGGAGCTGCCGGAACGCTACGACTTCGCGGGCACGGTCGGGCAACTCCCCCTGGGCCGGTTCGACCCGTGCGCCCGGTTCGAGGGCGGCTCGTTCTGGTTCGCCGCTCACACGCCGGACGGGCCCGGACATGTCCGGATCTGGCGGGAAGCGGACGTTCTGCACGCGGCCGGGACACCGTGGCTCGTCGAGCGGGGCGACGCCATCGCCGGGCTGCGCGACGACCTCACCGGCTTCACCGAGCTCGCCGCCGCCCACCCGCTGGTGGCACGCCTCGCCCGGGAGCACGGCGGGCTGCGGCTGCCCGCGACGGGGCTGGTGTTTCCGCGGCTGCTGCGGGCGATCTGCGAGCAGAAGATCACCGGGCAGGAGGCGTTCCGCTCCTACGCGGGGATCGTGCGGCGCTGGGGAGCACGGGTGGAGCATGACGGTCCCGAGCTGTGGATCGCGCCGGATGCGGCGACGGTCGCCGGGTTGGCGTACTTCCAGCTGCACCCGGTGGGGCTCGAGCAGCGACGGGCCGACACGCTGCGGCGCGCGGCGGCCGGGAGGACGGTCTTCCGCGACCTCGCCGAGGCGCGGCTGCGGCTGCGCGCGATCCCTGGGGTGGGGGTCTGGACCGTGGCCGAGGTGACCCGCGATGTCTACGGGGATCCGGACGCGGTGAGCGTCGGCGACTACCACCTGAAGAACCATGTGGCATATGCGCTGGCCGGCGAGGCTCGGGCGACCGACGAGCGGATGCTGGAGCTGCTGGAGCCCTTCGCCGGGCACCGCGGCCGGGTCTGCGCACTGCTCGGAAGGTCCGGCCTTTCTGCGCCCCGATATGGCCCACGGGTCACCTTGCCGACCCATATTTAG
- a CDS encoding ABC transporter permease, whose product MAPSTIPDNPWFSWTYIERNSDVLLAALTEHVWLTVSAVVIATLIAVPLAILAYRVSWLAGPILGTSGVLYTIPSLALFAFLAPFTGLHPRTVLIGLVLYALLILVRSTLVGLMQVPDDVRDAARGMGYGSAAMLWRIELRLALPSIISGVRVATVSTVALTTVGQIAGFGGLGNLIIAGFTNNFYRAEILTATLLCVALALVLDALIALGGRVATPWTKGRRTA is encoded by the coding sequence GTGGCCCCCTCGACCATCCCCGACAATCCCTGGTTCTCCTGGACCTACATCGAGCGCAACTCCGACGTCCTTCTCGCCGCCCTCACCGAGCACGTCTGGCTCACCGTCAGCGCGGTGGTGATCGCCACGCTGATCGCGGTTCCGCTGGCGATCCTGGCATATCGGGTGAGCTGGCTCGCCGGTCCGATTCTGGGCACGTCTGGCGTTCTCTACACGATTCCGTCACTCGCGCTCTTCGCGTTCCTGGCGCCGTTCACGGGGCTGCATCCGCGTACAGTCCTGATTGGACTTGTGCTCTATGCGCTGTTGATCCTGGTACGCAGCACTCTGGTCGGACTGATGCAGGTGCCGGATGATGTCCGGGATGCCGCTCGGGGGATGGGTTACGGCTCGGCGGCGATGCTGTGGCGCATCGAGCTGCGGCTGGCGCTGCCGTCGATCATCAGCGGTGTCCGGGTGGCGACGGTCTCCACGGTCGCACTCACCACCGTCGGCCAGATCGCCGGCTTCGGCGGGCTGGGCAACCTGATCATCGCCGGGTTCACCAACAACTTCTATCGCGCGGAGATCCTCACCGCGACGCTGCTCTGCGTCGCGCTGGCACTGGTCCTGGACGCGCTGATCGCACTCGGCGGCCGGGTGGCCACCCCGTGGACGAAGGGACGGCGCACCGCATGA
- a CDS encoding ABC transporter permease produces MSAITDAITWLNDPLNWTNPDGIVVRLGEHLWIAGASIALGCAVAWPIGLWLGHIGRGGQVLTSLANVTRAIPIIALLMILPLTKVGFGQPAIILSLAFFTFAPLLSDAYLGVRQVDPEVRDAARGMGLNPWQVLFRVELPLAVPYLAAGFRTTAVQVVATTTLASFVNGGGLGMIISRGFGLGMNAGGGQLLAGGLLVALLCLAVEALLAVGQRLVTPAPLRARAPLRTRRVVINT; encoded by the coding sequence ATGAGCGCGATCACCGACGCGATCACCTGGCTCAACGACCCGCTGAACTGGACCAATCCCGACGGCATCGTCGTCCGGCTCGGCGAGCACCTGTGGATCGCGGGTGCCTCGATTGCGCTGGGCTGCGCGGTGGCCTGGCCGATCGGGTTGTGGCTCGGCCACATCGGGCGCGGCGGGCAGGTCCTCACCTCGCTCGCGAACGTCACCCGGGCCATCCCGATCATCGCGCTGCTGATGATCCTGCCGCTCACGAAGGTCGGCTTCGGCCAGCCCGCGATCATCCTCTCGCTCGCCTTCTTCACCTTCGCGCCGCTGCTGAGTGACGCTTATCTCGGAGTCAGGCAGGTCGATCCGGAGGTACGCGACGCGGCGCGCGGCATGGGACTGAACCCCTGGCAGGTGCTGTTCCGCGTCGAATTGCCACTCGCCGTGCCCTATCTCGCGGCCGGTTTCCGGACGACCGCAGTGCAGGTAGTGGCCACCACCACACTCGCGTCATTTGTGAACGGCGGCGGGCTCGGAATGATCATCAGCCGGGGCTTCGGCCTGGGGATGAACGCGGGCGGCGGACAGCTGCTCGCGGGCGGTTTGCTGGTGGCGCTGCTGTGTCTGGCGGTGGAGGCGCTGCTCGCGGTCGGGCAGCGGCTGGTCACCCCGGCTCCGCTGCGGGCGCGGGCTCCATTAAGGACGCGACGTGTCGTAATCAATACGTAA
- a CDS encoding glycine betaine ABC transporter substrate-binding protein, with the protein MIFTAASAALTFALAGCGESGSSGTSAPPTAATGGCAGVAGDSLVVLTDDKKLQNADNIVALINTKGSSPALVAAVDKVAAALDTTKLIALNKAVDIDRKTPQVAAAEFATAAGFATGLSGGSGAVKIGAANFSESQTLAELYKIALTAAGFKATVQTAGNRELYEAALERGELTVFPEYAATITEFLNQKANGKTAAPKASGDIDATITALKELGGKVGLTVGTPSAAADQNAFAVTKAFAEKNGVKTLSDFAAKCSGKASILAGPAECPQRPFCQLGLKDKYGIEFGSFQQADAGGPQTKTALTTGAAALGLVFSSDGGLATL; encoded by the coding sequence TTGATCTTTACTGCGGCGTCTGCCGCGCTTACTTTTGCCCTGGCCGGCTGTGGTGAGTCGGGCTCCTCCGGCACCTCCGCGCCGCCGACCGCCGCCACCGGTGGCTGCGCCGGTGTGGCCGGGGATTCCCTGGTCGTGCTCACCGACGACAAGAAGCTGCAGAACGCCGACAACATCGTCGCTCTGATCAACACCAAGGGCTCCTCACCGGCCCTCGTCGCCGCGGTCGACAAGGTCGCCGCCGCGCTCGACACCACCAAGCTGATCGCCCTCAACAAGGCGGTCGACATCGACCGCAAGACGCCGCAGGTCGCGGCGGCCGAGTTCGCCACCGCGGCGGGCTTCGCCACCGGGCTCTCCGGTGGCAGCGGCGCGGTGAAGATCGGTGCCGCCAACTTCTCCGAGAGCCAGACCCTCGCCGAGCTCTACAAGATCGCTCTCACCGCGGCCGGCTTCAAGGCCACCGTGCAGACCGCGGGCAACCGCGAGCTCTACGAGGCCGCTCTGGAGCGGGGCGAGCTGACGGTCTTCCCGGAGTACGCCGCCACCATCACCGAGTTCCTCAACCAGAAGGCCAACGGCAAGACCGCCGCGCCCAAGGCGAGCGGTGACATCGACGCCACGATCACCGCGCTCAAGGAGCTGGGCGGCAAGGTCGGTCTCACGGTCGGCACCCCGTCGGCCGCCGCCGACCAGAACGCGTTCGCGGTGACCAAGGCCTTCGCGGAGAAGAACGGCGTCAAGACGCTGTCGGACTTCGCCGCCAAGTGCTCGGGCAAGGCCTCGATCCTCGCCGGTCCGGCCGAGTGCCCGCAGCGTCCGTTCTGCCAGCTGGGTCTGAAGGACAAGTACGGCATCGAGTTCGGCAGCTTCCAGCAGGCCGACGCCGGTGGCCCGCAGACCAAGACCGCGCTCACCACGGGGGCCGCGGCTCTCGGCCTGGTCTTCTCCTCCGACGGTGGCCTCGCCACCCTGTAG
- a CDS encoding MarR family transcriptional regulator: MPGGRLTQQERQQIASGLADSLPYAEIARRLDRPTSTVTREVMRNGGPNGYRADLAHRATEHRAHRRRPTSPRGPESAPQPHGRDAQAVADYEETLTTVLMGSGLPKMTARVLTLLFTTDAGSLTAPQLAQRLQVSPASISKAIAFLESQSLVRRERDERRRDRYIVDDELFYQATIASARANDQLVATARQGIAILGPQTPAANRLENIARFLDFISESITRSAEQAREILHTKPAATPPANG; encoded by the coding sequence ATGCCGGGAGGCAGACTCACCCAGCAGGAACGCCAGCAGATCGCGTCGGGGCTGGCCGACAGCCTTCCCTACGCCGAGATCGCCCGACGCCTCGACCGTCCGACCTCGACGGTCACGCGGGAGGTGATGCGCAACGGCGGCCCCAACGGCTACCGCGCCGACCTGGCCCACCGCGCCACCGAACACCGTGCCCACCGGCGCAGACCCACCTCGCCCCGGGGACCGGAGTCCGCACCTCAGCCACACGGCCGCGATGCGCAGGCGGTGGCCGACTATGAGGAGACGCTCACCACCGTGCTCATGGGTTCGGGTCTGCCGAAGATGACAGCCCGGGTGCTGACCCTGCTGTTCACCACCGATGCGGGCAGCCTCACCGCACCCCAGCTCGCCCAGCGCCTCCAGGTCAGCCCGGCCTCCATCTCCAAGGCGATCGCCTTCCTGGAGAGCCAGAGCCTCGTCCGCCGGGAGCGCGACGAGCGCCGCCGCGACCGCTACATCGTCGACGACGAGCTCTTCTATCAGGCGACGATCGCCAGTGCCCGCGCCAACGACCAGCTCGTCGCGACCGCTCGCCAGGGCATCGCCATCCTCGGCCCGCAGACCCCCGCCGCCAACCGCCTGGAGAACATCGCCCGCTTCCTCGACTTCATCAGCGAGAGCATCACCCGCTCCGCCGAGCAGGCCCGCGAGATCCTCCACACCAAGCCTGCGGCGACACCTCCCGCAAACGGATGA
- a CDS encoding DUF4097 family beta strand repeat-containing protein codes for MQKFDTPAPISAVLTIPAGRVQVIAADRADTTVEVRPANPGKNRDVQTAEQTTVSYADGVLRIHTAEPKNQLFGPSGSLEITVQLPAGSRIEAKAASSELRGVGRLGEVVFDGAYRQIKIDEAASVRLTAIDGDVEVGRLNGPAEISTARGDIRIAEAVSGRVVLSTQSGNISVAAAQGVSAALDAGTGYGHISNALRNDGTTQLDIRATTTHGDIAARSL; via the coding sequence ATGCAGAAGTTCGACACCCCGGCCCCGATCTCCGCCGTCCTGACCATCCCCGCGGGACGCGTCCAGGTCATCGCCGCGGACCGCGCCGACACCACCGTCGAGGTCCGGCCGGCGAACCCCGGCAAGAACCGCGACGTCCAGACCGCCGAGCAGACCACCGTCTCCTACGCCGACGGCGTCCTGCGGATCCACACCGCCGAGCCCAAGAACCAGCTCTTCGGTCCCTCCGGGTCCCTGGAGATCACCGTCCAGCTGCCCGCCGGTTCGCGGATCGAGGCCAAGGCCGCCAGCTCCGAGCTCCGCGGCGTCGGCCGCCTGGGCGAGGTCGTGTTCGACGGGGCGTACCGGCAGATCAAGATCGATGAGGCCGCGAGCGTCCGGCTCACCGCGATCGACGGCGACGTCGAGGTCGGCCGGCTCAACGGCCCCGCCGAGATCAGCACCGCGCGGGGCGACATCCGGATCGCCGAGGCCGTGAGCGGCAGGGTGGTGCTCAGCACCCAGTCCGGCAACATCTCGGTCGCCGCAGCCCAGGGTGTCTCGGCAGCCCTCGATGCCGGCACCGGATACGGCCACATCAGCAACGCGCTCCGCAACGACGGCACCACCCAGCTCGACATCCGCGCCACCACCACCCACGGCGACATCGCCGCCCGCAGCCTCTAA
- a CDS encoding alpha/beta fold hydrolase, translating to MTNAQWTGMVQIDDTALAVTDTGGSGIPVVYLNGQFATQGYWRRVIAGLGPGWRHITYDERARGKKSKRSADYSFEAAVRDVDAVLAARGVDRALLVGWSYGAFLAAHWASRHPDRTIGAVLVDGAFPYDWLDEAMEQRIRKMFRRMGWFLPLLRPTGLAPRMTADEQADSNIEIGRISRERELGPVLDAITVPVRYVVASGTSLGSKGDEQERIRTSLDKVTARNSYIKISAKVASNHGAILKKDAPAIADAVREVADLDQVKR from the coding sequence ATGACGAATGCGCAGTGGACCGGCATGGTCCAGATCGACGACACCGCCCTCGCCGTCACCGACACCGGCGGCTCGGGCATCCCGGTGGTCTACCTCAACGGGCAGTTCGCTACGCAGGGCTACTGGCGCCGGGTCATCGCCGGGCTGGGGCCGGGATGGCGGCACATCACCTACGACGAACGGGCCCGCGGCAAGAAATCGAAGCGGTCGGCGGACTACTCCTTCGAGGCCGCCGTCCGGGATGTCGATGCCGTGCTCGCGGCCAGGGGAGTGGACCGGGCGCTGCTGGTGGGCTGGTCCTATGGGGCGTTCCTGGCGGCGCACTGGGCCAGCCGCCATCCGGACCGGACCATCGGTGCGGTCCTGGTCGACGGCGCCTTCCCCTACGACTGGCTCGACGAGGCGATGGAGCAGCGGATTCGCAAGATGTTCCGGCGGATGGGCTGGTTCCTGCCGCTGCTGCGCCCGACCGGGCTCGCCCCGCGGATGACCGCCGACGAGCAGGCCGACAGCAACATCGAGATCGGCAGGATCTCTCGCGAACGCGAGCTGGGTCCGGTGCTCGACGCCATCACCGTCCCGGTGCGGTATGTCGTCGCGTCGGGCACCTCCCTGGGCAGCAAGGGTGATGAGCAGGAACGCATCCGGACCAGCCTCGACAAGGTGACCGCCCGCAACTCGTACATCAAGATCAGTGCGAAGGTCGCCAGCAACCACGGAGCGATCCTCAAGAAGGACGCCCCGGCCATCGCCGACGCCGTACGCGAGGTCGCCGACCTCGACCAGGTGAAGCGCTGA
- a CDS encoding YdeI/OmpD-associated family protein: MTADTDPTLAFASRAEFASWLDEQHGTSDGVWLKLAKKESGIPSVTYAEALEVSLCYGWIDGHKRAVDEQFWVQRFTPRRARSKWSRINRDKAVELIASGAMRPAGLREVEAAKADGRWEAAYESQANATVPDDLRAALDAVPAAAAFFATLKAANRYAILYRVQDAKRPETRAKRIADYVAMCAEGRTLH, from the coding sequence ATGACGGCTGACACGGATCCCACGCTGGCCTTCGCGAGCAGGGCGGAGTTCGCGAGCTGGCTCGACGAGCAGCACGGGACCTCTGACGGTGTCTGGCTCAAGCTCGCCAAGAAGGAGAGCGGCATCCCCTCGGTCACCTATGCCGAGGCGCTGGAGGTCAGCCTCTGCTACGGCTGGATCGACGGTCACAAGCGCGCCGTCGACGAGCAGTTCTGGGTGCAGCGCTTCACCCCGCGCCGGGCGCGCAGCAAGTGGTCCCGGATCAACCGTGACAAGGCCGTCGAGCTGATCGCCAGCGGCGCGATGCGCCCGGCCGGGCTGCGGGAGGTCGAGGCGGCCAAGGCCGACGGTCGCTGGGAGGCGGCCTATGAGAGCCAGGCCAACGCGACGGTCCCGGATGACCTGCGGGCGGCGCTCGACGCGGTCCCTGCGGCTGCGGCGTTCTTCGCCACGCTCAAGGCCGCCAACCGCTACGCCATCCTCTACCGCGTGCAGGACGCGAAGCGCCCGGAGACGAGGGCCAAGCGGATCGCCGACTACGTCGCGATGTGTGCGGAGGGCCGCACGCTGCACTAG